GCTCCGGTGGTAGGTCACATTGATAAAGGAAGGCTTGAACTCCATCAGGGGGTCCAGGTGGTCAAAGATCGACTGGATCGTCTTGCCTTTCAGGGGGGGCAAAATCTCAAAAGAAATTAACGTCCCTTTGGCTTCCTTTAAATGTTGCGTTACTTGCATAATTTTCGATAAAACCCCGGCAAGGTACTATTTTTGCTCCAAAACGGGACAATTTGGAACGGGCAACCATACATACCCAGGAACTGGTAAAACGTTATGGTCACCGGACGGTGGTCAACCACGTGAGCGTGGAGGTACAGCAGGGGGAGATCGTAGGTCTGTTGGGACCTAACGGCGCAGGGAAAACGACTACCTTTTACATGGTCGTGGGCTTTGTGCGGCCCGACGAGGGTGCCGTCTATCTCAACAACGAGGACATCACAAAGCTGCCCATGTACAAAAGGGCGCAGATGGGCATAGGTTACCTTCCCCAGGAAGCCTCGGTGTTTCGAAAGCTAAGCGTAGAGGACAACCTGGCGGCCGTCCTGGAGATGACAAAACTCACCAAGGCCCAGCAACGGGAAAAGCTCGAAGCCCTTCTTGAAGAATTTCATCTTCAGCATGTTAGAAAAAATAATGGGGACTCCCTCAGCGGGGGCGAACGGCGCCGGACGGAAATCGCCCGGGCCCTGGCCGTCGACCCTAAGTTTATCCTGCTCGACGAACCCTTCGCGGGGGTGGACCCCATCGCGGTGGAGGACATACAAACCGTCGTGGCCCGTTTGAAGTACCGGAACATCGGCATCCTCATCACCGACCATAACGTCAACGAAACCCTTTCTATCTGTGACCGGGCCTATCTCCTGATCGAAGGCAAGATCTTCAAACAAGGGACAGCCGAAGACCTGGCAGAAGACGAACAAGTGCGGAACCTGTACCTGGGCCGCAATTTCGAACTGAAACGCAAAGACTACCTGCTGAAAGACGCGGGTTTGATATGAAGATACTGAGTCCCGCCATATCAAGACTGGCGCGGCTGCGCTACTGGAGGGTCCAGCAATGGTCCGAGCATCCGCGCGCCGCACAGCGGGAGGTATTGCAGGACCTGGTGACCATGGCCCAGTATACGGAGATCGGCAGGCGGTACGGGCTGTCCGAGCTTTTTTCCGTCAAGGAATTCAAACAGCGCATTCCGATTCACGAATACGAGGACCTGAAACCCTATATCGAGCGCATGATGCAGGGGGAGGAGAACGTCCTCTGGAACACCCCCGTGCACTGGTTTGCCAAAAGCAGCGGCACCACGAGCGACCGGAGCAAGTTTATCCCCGTCACCGAAGAAAGCCTCAAAGACGGCCACTACAAGGCGGCCAGGGATGTGCTCACGCTCTACTACGCCAACTTTCCCGACTCCGACCTCCTGACCGGCAAAGGACTCGTCGTCGGCGGCAGCCACCAGATCAATAAGGTCAACGAAGAAGTAGACGTCCATTTCGGCGACCTGAGCGCGGTCCTTTTGCAAAATGCGCCGTTTTACGGGCAATGGCTGCGCACCCCCGAGCTCGCCATCGCATTGATGGACGAATGGGAAACGAAGATCGAAAAACTCGCGTCCTCCACCATCAAGGAGAATGTAACCTCGTTGTCCGGCGTACCGACATGGACCCTTTTGCTCCTCAAACGCATCCTCGACATCACCGGGAAAAACCATATCGCAGACGTCTGGCCCAACCTGGAGCTCTACATACACGGAGGGGTCTCGTTTACGCCTTACCGGGAGCAGTTTGCCCGGGTCCTGGGGAAAGAGATCAGCTACCTGGAGATCTACAACGCCAGCGAGGGCTTCTTTGCCGCACAGGACCAGCCCAAGTCCGAAGGCATGTTGCTTTTCCTCGACCATGGCATCTTCTACGAGTTCATGCCCGTGGGGGAATATGGTAAATCTGATCCGCAAACGGTCGGTCTCCAGCACGTCGAGCTGGGGAAACAATACGCCCTGGTCGTTTCTACCAACGGTGGCCTTTGGCGCTACCTGGTGGGCGATACCGTGGAATTCACGTCATTAAATCCCTTCCGGGTCAGGGTTTCCGGCCGGCTAAAGCACTTCATCAACGCCTTCGGAGAAGAGGTCATCATCGACAATACCGACCGGGCCATCGCCCTGGCGTCCGAGCAGACCGGCGCCATCGTCAACGACTATACCGCCGCGCCTGTGTATTTCAGCGACCACGGAAACGGCGCCCACGAATGGGTCATCGAATTCGAACGGGAGCCGGCGGACATGGCCACCTTTATCACGGTGCTGGATACCGCCCTCAGACAAATCAACAGCGACTATGACGCCAAGCGGCACAAAGACATCGCGCTGGGCTTGCCCATCGTGCACGCCGTGCCCAAAGGCCTTTTCAACGCCTGGCTAAAAGGCAAAGGCAAGCTCGGCGGCCAACACAAAGTGCCCCGCCTCTCCAACGACCGCAAGCACATGGAGGAGATCCTGGAACTCCTCAGGCACTGGGAGGGACGTTAAACTTCGGGCAGACGCCGATAGTGCCCTTTGCACGGTTTGTCTTATCTTCGCGTCCCGAATCTGGAACTTATGCAACTATTAAAGAACAAAGTGGTCATCGTCACCGGCGCCGCACGCGGTATCGGGGAGGGGATCGTACGCAAATTCGCCGAACACGGCGCGCACATCGCCTTCACCTATGTCAGCGAAAGCAGCGCGCCCAAGGCAAAAGCGCTGGAGGAAGAGCTGTGGACAAAGGGCGTCAAGGCCCGGGCCTTCCGCAGCAACGCCGCCGTTTTTGCGGACTGCGAACACTTTGTAAATGAAGTTGTCAAAGAATTCGGGACCGTGGACGTGTGTGTGAACAACGCGGGTATTTCAAAGGACAACCTTCTATTGAGGGTCACCCAGGAACAATGGCACGAGGTGATCCAGACCAACCTGGACAGCGTCTACAACCTGACCAAGCAGGTCATCAAACACATGATGAAGGCAAAAACCGGGAGCATCATCAACATGAGCTCCATCGTGGGTGTCCGGGGCAATGCCGGCCAGGCTGCCTACGCCGCCTCCAAGGCCGGCATCATCGGTTTTACAAAATCCATCGCCCTCGAACTGGGCAGCAGGAACGTACGCTGCAATGCCATCGCCCCCGGTTTTGTCGAGACCGACATGACGCACTACCTCAAAAAAGGCCATGGGGCCGCGGAATTCCTAAAGAAGATCCCCCTGGGCCGCTTTGGAACCACCGACGAGATCGCCGATACCGCGCTCTTCCTGGCCTCCGATATGAGTTCTTACATCACCGGCCAGGTCATCAGCACCTGCGGCGGTTTGAACATATAGCGCCGCGGGCGCAAACGCATAGCTTATGGACTTTAAAAAGTTGCTGGAGAACAACAAGGCGTGGGCCAACCTGCGTGTCGAGGAAGATCCCGAATTCTTCAAACGCCTCGCCAACCTGCAAAAGCCGGAATTCCTCTGGATCGGCTGTAGCGACAGCCGGGTTCCCGCCAACCAGATCACCGACACCCAACCCGGAGAGATCTTCGTCCACCGCAACATCGCCAACGTCGTCGTCCATACCGACGTCAACCTCAGCGCCGTCCTCGACTACGCCGTCAACATCCTCAAAGTCAACCACGTCATCGTCTGCGGTCACTACGGCTGCGGCGGCGTACGCGCGGCCATGACCCGCACGGACTTCAAGCCTATCCTGAATAAATGGCTCCGTAATATCAAGGACGTGTACCGCTTCCACCAAGAGGAGCTGGACGCCATACCCGACGAGGAGCAAAGGGCGGACCGGCTCGTGGAGCTCAACGTAAGGGAACAGGTCCTGAACCTGGCCAAGATGTCCACTATCCAAAAAGCCTGGAAAACCGAGGGGCGGCCGCACCTGCACGGCTGGGCCTACGGTCTGAAGGACGGGTACATCAATCCGATCCTCCACCTGCCCCCGGGCAGCCCGATCGACCCGTTATACGAATACGAGGATTTGTAGAGACGCGCCGCTACAGCAACACTTTCGTCAGAAGAAACCCCACCACGATC
This region of Dinghuibacter silviterrae genomic DNA includes:
- a CDS encoding carbonic anhydrase, with amino-acid sequence MDFKKLLENNKAWANLRVEEDPEFFKRLANLQKPEFLWIGCSDSRVPANQITDTQPGEIFVHRNIANVVVHTDVNLSAVLDYAVNILKVNHVIVCGHYGCGGVRAAMTRTDFKPILNKWLRNIKDVYRFHQEELDAIPDEEQRADRLVELNVREQVLNLAKMSTIQKAWKTEGRPHLHGWAYGLKDGYINPILHLPPGSPIDPLYEYEDL
- the lptB gene encoding LPS export ABC transporter ATP-binding protein translates to MERATIHTQELVKRYGHRTVVNHVSVEVQQGEIVGLLGPNGAGKTTTFYMVVGFVRPDEGAVYLNNEDITKLPMYKRAQMGIGYLPQEASVFRKLSVEDNLAAVLEMTKLTKAQQREKLEALLEEFHLQHVRKNNGDSLSGGERRRTEIARALAVDPKFILLDEPFAGVDPIAVEDIQTVVARLKYRNIGILITDHNVNETLSICDRAYLLIEGKIFKQGTAEDLAEDEQVRNLYLGRNFELKRKDYLLKDAGLI
- the fabG gene encoding 3-oxoacyl-[acyl-carrier-protein] reductase → MQLLKNKVVIVTGAARGIGEGIVRKFAEHGAHIAFTYVSESSAPKAKALEEELWTKGVKARAFRSNAAVFADCEHFVNEVVKEFGTVDVCVNNAGISKDNLLLRVTQEQWHEVIQTNLDSVYNLTKQVIKHMMKAKTGSIINMSSIVGVRGNAGQAAYAASKAGIIGFTKSIALELGSRNVRCNAIAPGFVETDMTHYLKKGHGAAEFLKKIPLGRFGTTDEIADTALFLASDMSSYITGQVISTCGGLNI
- a CDS encoding GH3 auxin-responsive promoter family protein, translating into MKILSPAISRLARLRYWRVQQWSEHPRAAQREVLQDLVTMAQYTEIGRRYGLSELFSVKEFKQRIPIHEYEDLKPYIERMMQGEENVLWNTPVHWFAKSSGTTSDRSKFIPVTEESLKDGHYKAARDVLTLYYANFPDSDLLTGKGLVVGGSHQINKVNEEVDVHFGDLSAVLLQNAPFYGQWLRTPELAIALMDEWETKIEKLASSTIKENVTSLSGVPTWTLLLLKRILDITGKNHIADVWPNLELYIHGGVSFTPYREQFARVLGKEISYLEIYNASEGFFAAQDQPKSEGMLLFLDHGIFYEFMPVGEYGKSDPQTVGLQHVELGKQYALVVSTNGGLWRYLVGDTVEFTSLNPFRVRVSGRLKHFINAFGEEVIIDNTDRAIALASEQTGAIVNDYTAAPVYFSDHGNGAHEWVIEFEREPADMATFITVLDTALRQINSDYDAKRHKDIALGLPIVHAVPKGLFNAWLKGKGKLGGQHKVPRLSNDRKHMEEILELLRHWEGR